Proteins from one Pontibacter korlensis genomic window:
- a CDS encoding IS110 family transposase has translation MKNLLCQNLGVDVSKDALEVVLSTLDMERRVKVKASRKFTNTPTGFKQLQRWLEGKRAADVELRLLMEATGVYYEQLAWFLYHEGYQVSVVLPTKAKRYLQALGNKSKNDRIDARGLAQMGLEQLLELWQPLSKNIYRLRLLTRQLEDFSNQRTVCLNQLHALHHGALVVKQVERNLQKLVGTLDKSLQELEEAIGELLYQDPLLAERVEKMRSVKGVGLKTVAVLLAETNGFATFERQGQLVSYAGYDVVEHQSGQRSGRSRISKKGNAHIRRAMHLPAFTVVRYKEPVFTALYERLVKRGKTKMQAYVAVQRKLLILLWTLWRKNEAYDPRYGQQPAEPKNNIQIQEAGASLSGVSAADKDAITQETQPETAEKEIAPAQARATQDELPVPVGPGALFQVE, from the coding sequence ATGAAGAATTTACTCTGTCAGAACCTGGGCGTCGATGTGAGCAAAGACGCCCTGGAGGTGGTCCTCTCCACCCTGGACATGGAGCGGCGGGTGAAGGTGAAAGCCTCCCGAAAATTCACCAACACCCCCACAGGCTTCAAGCAGCTGCAGCGCTGGCTGGAGGGCAAGCGCGCAGCGGACGTGGAGCTGCGCCTGCTCATGGAGGCCACGGGCGTGTACTACGAGCAGCTGGCCTGGTTCCTCTACCACGAGGGCTACCAGGTCTCGGTGGTGCTGCCCACCAAGGCCAAGCGCTACCTGCAGGCCCTGGGAAACAAGAGCAAGAACGACAGGATCGATGCCAGGGGCCTGGCGCAGATGGGCCTGGAGCAGCTCCTGGAGCTCTGGCAGCCCTTGTCGAAAAACATCTACCGGCTGCGCCTGCTGACCCGCCAGCTGGAGGACTTCTCCAACCAGCGCACCGTGTGCCTGAACCAGCTCCATGCCCTGCATCACGGTGCGCTGGTGGTCAAGCAGGTGGAGCGAAACCTCCAGAAGCTGGTCGGCACCCTGGACAAGAGCCTCCAGGAGCTGGAGGAGGCTATTGGGGAGCTGCTCTACCAGGATCCGCTGCTGGCTGAGCGGGTGGAGAAGATGCGCTCGGTCAAGGGGGTGGGGCTCAAGACGGTGGCCGTGCTCCTGGCCGAGACCAACGGCTTTGCCACCTTCGAGCGGCAGGGCCAGCTGGTCAGCTACGCCGGCTATGACGTGGTGGAGCACCAGTCGGGCCAGCGCTCGGGCAGAAGCAGAATATCAAAGAAAGGCAACGCCCACATCCGGCGGGCCATGCACCTGCCGGCCTTTACAGTAGTACGTTATAAAGAGCCTGTCTTTACTGCCCTCTACGAGCGGCTCGTGAAAAGGGGCAAGACCAAGATGCAGGCGTATGTGGCCGTGCAGCGCAAGCTGCTGATCCTGCTCTGGACGCTGTGGCGCAAGAATGAAGCCTATGATCCACGTTATGGGCAGCAGCCAGCGGAACCCAAAAATAACATCCAAATCCAGGAGGCCGGAGCCTCTCTTTCAGGTGTCAGCGCAGCTGACAAAGACGCAATAACGCAGGAAACGCAGCCAGAAACAGCAGAAAAAGAAATAGCCCCAGCTCAGGCCAGGGCTACGCAAGATGAACTTCCAGTACCAGTCGGCCCGGGAGCTCTCTTTCAGGTAGAGTGA
- a CDS encoding YfiT family bacillithiol transferase has translation MKTLDELKYPIGLYVKPAELTNEILRQSIAEISAFPQRLRSEVEHLSEAQLNTAYRPGGWTIRQVVHHCADSHMNSLIRFKLALTEDKPTIKPYYEDRWAELADSKNMPIAPSLKMLEGIHERWTVLLNALTQEQLKRVFVHPEHGKEFSLEESIGSYAWHCNHHLAHITAAKESNGWK, from the coding sequence ATGAAGACACTCGATGAGTTAAAGTACCCGATCGGGCTGTACGTGAAGCCAGCCGAATTAACGAACGAAATTTTACGGCAAAGCATTGCTGAAATCTCAGCTTTCCCGCAACGGCTCAGAAGTGAGGTAGAACACCTGTCTGAAGCGCAGCTAAACACAGCGTATCGGCCAGGAGGATGGACGATCAGGCAGGTGGTGCATCATTGTGCTGACAGCCACATGAACAGTCTGATAAGGTTTAAGCTAGCGCTTACAGAAGACAAACCAACCATAAAACCATATTATGAGGACAGGTGGGCAGAGCTGGCAGACAGTAAGAATATGCCAATTGCTCCTTCATTAAAGATGCTGGAAGGCATCCATGAACGTTGGACGGTCTTACTGAATGCCCTGACGCAAGAGCAGCTTAAGCGCGTGTTTGTACACCCGGAGCATGGCAAGGAATTTAGCCTGGAGGAAAGTATAGGTTCCTACGCCTGGCACTGCAACCATCACCTGGCACACATCACTGCTGCCAAGGAAAGTAATGGATGGAAGTAA
- the gyrB gene encoding DNA topoisomerase (ATP-hydrolyzing) subunit B, translating to MSDVEEKSLANDYSANSIQVLEGLEAVRKRPAMYIGDIGIKGLHHLVWEVVDNSIDEALAGHCDEISVTINPDNSITVSDNGRGIPTDFHQKEGRSALEVVMTVLHAGGKFDKDTYKVSGGLHGVGVSCVNALSTDLHVTVHRNGKVYEQHYNIGVPQYPVREIGETDRTGTMVTFHPDASIFTTTEYKYDTIASRLRELAFLNKGIRINLKDLREVNEQGEPLSTSFFSEGGLKEFVTYLDETRENLIPEPIHVESEKNGVPVEIALQYNTSYSENIFSYVNNINTIEGGTHVAGFRRALTRTLKGYAEKSGMLDKVKVDINGDDFREGLTAVISVKVAEPQFEGQTKTKLGNSEVSGAVDTAVGEMLTQYLEENPKEARTIVNKVIIAAQARHAARKAREMVQRKNVLSSTSLPGKLADCSDNNPENCEIYLVEGDSAGGSAKQGRDRKFQAILPLRGKILNVEKAQEHRIYENEEIKNMITALGVSFGTQEDEKALNMEKLRYHKIIVMTDADVDGSHIRTLILTFFFRYMKELVEKGYIYIALPPLYLIKKGKEERYCWSEQDRMEAVQELGKGKEDSVNVQRYKGLGEMNPEQLWNTTMDPSTRSLKRVTIESAAEADHLFSMLMGDEVGPRRDFIERNAKYARVDV from the coding sequence ATGAGTGACGTGGAAGAAAAATCATTAGCAAACGATTATTCAGCAAATAGTATTCAGGTACTGGAAGGGCTCGAAGCAGTTCGTAAGCGCCCGGCCATGTACATTGGCGATATTGGCATTAAAGGCCTGCACCACCTGGTGTGGGAGGTAGTAGACAACTCCATCGACGAAGCGCTGGCTGGCCACTGCGACGAGATTTCAGTAACCATTAATCCGGATAACTCCATCACAGTATCCGATAACGGACGTGGTATTCCGACGGATTTCCACCAAAAGGAAGGTCGTTCTGCCCTGGAGGTAGTAATGACAGTACTGCACGCCGGTGGTAAGTTCGACAAAGACACTTATAAAGTATCTGGTGGTTTGCACGGTGTAGGTGTATCCTGCGTTAACGCCCTTTCTACCGACCTGCACGTAACAGTGCACCGCAACGGCAAAGTATACGAGCAGCATTACAATATCGGGGTGCCGCAATACCCGGTGCGCGAGATCGGTGAAACTGACAGAACAGGTACCATGGTAACCTTCCATCCGGATGCCTCTATCTTTACAACTACAGAGTATAAGTACGATACCATTGCCAGCCGCCTTCGCGAACTGGCGTTCCTGAACAAAGGTATCCGTATCAACCTGAAAGACCTGCGCGAAGTAAATGAGCAGGGCGAGCCGCTTTCGACCTCTTTCTTCTCAGAAGGCGGTTTGAAGGAGTTCGTAACTTACCTGGACGAGACACGCGAGAACCTGATTCCGGAGCCGATCCATGTAGAGAGTGAGAAAAATGGTGTGCCGGTTGAGATTGCCCTGCAGTACAATACCTCTTACTCTGAGAATATCTTCTCTTATGTAAATAACATCAACACCATAGAGGGTGGTACGCACGTGGCTGGTTTCCGTCGCGCCCTTACCCGTACCCTGAAAGGCTACGCTGAGAAGTCAGGTATGCTGGATAAGGTGAAGGTGGATATTAACGGTGATGACTTCCGTGAAGGTTTAACGGCGGTTATCTCTGTAAAAGTGGCTGAGCCGCAGTTCGAGGGCCAGACAAAAACCAAGCTTGGTAACTCCGAGGTTTCCGGTGCTGTAGACACAGCCGTTGGCGAAATGCTGACCCAGTACCTGGAGGAAAACCCGAAAGAGGCTCGCACTATTGTAAACAAAGTAATTATTGCTGCTCAGGCCCGCCATGCTGCCCGTAAGGCGCGTGAGATGGTACAGCGTAAGAACGTACTCTCCAGCACTAGCTTGCCTGGTAAACTTGCCGACTGTTCAGATAACAATCCTGAGAATTGCGAGATTTACCTGGTGGAGGGTGACTCTGCAGGTGGTTCTGCCAAGCAGGGCCGTGACCGCAAGTTCCAGGCTATTCTGCCGCTGCGTGGTAAGATCCTGAACGTAGAAAAGGCGCAGGAGCACCGCATCTACGAGAACGAAGAGATCAAGAACATGATTACGGCCCTGGGTGTAAGCTTTGGTACGCAGGAGGATGAGAAGGCCCTAAATATGGAGAAGCTTCGTTACCACAAAATTATTGTGATGACGGATGCCGACGTTGATGGTTCCCACATCCGTACTTTGATCCTGACGTTCTTCTTCCGCTACATGAAAGAGCTGGTGGAGAAAGGGTACATTTATATCGCATTGCCTCCACTGTACCTGATTAAAAAAGGTAAAGAGGAGCGTTACTGCTGGAGTGAACAAGACCGTATGGAGGCTGTTCAGGAGCTTGGAAAAGGCAAAGAGGATAGTGTAAACGTGCAGCGTTACAAAGGCTTGGGAGAGATGAACCCAGAACAGCTTTGGAATACTACGATGGACCCAAGCACCCGAAGCCTGAAGCGTGTAACTATTGAGTCTGCCGCCGAGGCTGACCACCTGTTCTCTATGCTGATGGGCGACGAGGTAGGCCCACGCCGTGACTTTATTGAGCGAAATGCCAAGTACGCACGCGTAGACGTGTAA
- the ltrA gene encoding group II intron reverse transcriptase/maturase, with translation MIKTKPFTISKHLVHQAYLRVKHNGGSAGVDGLSLEEFEQDSRNHLYRLWNRMSSGSYVPSPVLLVEIPKSGGGTRPLGIPTVTDRIAQMVVTMTLAPVLEPVFHDNSYGYRPGKGALDAVGKARRRCWRQDWVLDLDIKGFFDSIPHELLLKAVRRHTDCKWVLLYIERWLTAPVQQRDGVTTERTKGTPQGAVISPLLANLFLHYCMDEWLRIHYPGCPFERYADDCVIHCRTEQQATGLKEALAERLKACGLEMHPEKTKVVYCRDEDRRKTYPNMSFDSLGYTFRSRKSRNRKGKFFTGFLPAVGDKAKKAIRQKIRGWKLTSRSGSSLTRLAEEINPVLKGWINYYGHFYKSELYEVLGYLNLVLKSWARQKYKKLRGRKVRASNWLGRMAKAIPNLFAHWQLGVRP, from the coding sequence ATGATTAAGACAAAACCATTTACAATCTCAAAGCACCTGGTGCACCAAGCCTACCTGCGGGTAAAACACAACGGAGGTAGCGCAGGCGTGGATGGGCTAAGCCTCGAGGAGTTCGAGCAAGACAGCAGAAACCACCTTTACCGGTTATGGAACCGGATGAGTTCGGGCAGCTATGTGCCCTCACCCGTGCTGTTGGTAGAAATACCAAAGAGCGGAGGAGGCACACGTCCTTTGGGCATCCCCACTGTCACAGACCGCATCGCCCAGATGGTCGTCACCATGACACTGGCGCCCGTGCTGGAGCCGGTATTCCATGATAACTCCTATGGGTACAGGCCGGGGAAAGGCGCACTGGATGCGGTGGGCAAAGCCAGGCGGCGGTGCTGGCGGCAGGACTGGGTCCTGGACCTGGACATCAAAGGCTTCTTCGACAGCATTCCGCATGAGTTGCTCCTCAAAGCAGTGCGCAGGCACACAGACTGCAAATGGGTGCTGCTCTACATCGAGCGGTGGCTCACAGCCCCTGTGCAGCAAAGGGATGGAGTAACCACAGAAAGGACAAAGGGCACTCCGCAGGGAGCCGTCATCAGTCCGCTGCTGGCCAACCTCTTCCTGCACTACTGCATGGACGAGTGGCTACGGATACACTATCCGGGCTGCCCGTTCGAGCGGTACGCAGACGACTGTGTGATACATTGCAGAACAGAGCAGCAGGCGACAGGGCTGAAAGAAGCGTTGGCAGAAAGGCTAAAGGCGTGCGGACTGGAAATGCATCCGGAGAAGACCAAAGTTGTTTACTGCAGGGACGAGGACCGACGCAAAACTTACCCGAACATGTCTTTCGATTCCCTTGGTTACACATTCAGAAGCAGGAAGTCTAGGAACAGGAAGGGCAAGTTCTTTACGGGTTTCTTACCGGCAGTGGGCGACAAGGCCAAGAAGGCCATCCGGCAAAAGATAAGGGGGTGGAAGCTGACTAGCAGAAGTGGAAGCAGCCTGACAAGGCTGGCCGAGGAAATCAACCCTGTACTGAAAGGGTGGATAAACTACTACGGACACTTCTACAAATCGGAACTCTATGAGGTATTGGGATATTTGAACCTTGTTCTCAAGAGCTGGGCCAGGCAGAAGTATAAGAAACTGCGGGGCCGTAAAGTCAGGGCGAGTAACTGGCTGGGGAGGATGGCTAAGGCCATTCCGAACCTGTTTGCGCACTGGCAGCTGGGAGTAAGGCCGTGA
- the ltrA gene encoding group II intron reverse transcriptase/maturase, whose amino-acid sequence MTEKVLHRGNMLKAYAHVVANKGSAGVDGMPVEQLALHLKQNRDAIATAIRNGRYLPSPILGVEIPKSNGKNRLLGIPTVTDRVLQQAVNQVLSPLFELEFTEHSYGFRPNRNAHQAVQQAHKYIHEGYQHIVDIDLQNFFDEVDHCLLLQLLYRKVKCPLTLRLIRKWLRAPILIKGKLAKRRKGVPQGSPLSPLLSNVLLHELDKELERQGLRYVRYADDFSVYTNSEDTARKVGNALFLYLRDRLKLPINREKSGIRRPVDFQLLGHGFVPTYKKGDRGRYQLVVAKKGWARLKQKLKAITRKTTPSAFDERVRELKEAQRGWVHYFRLASIQGKLKEVDSWIRNRLRHCIWHDWKRMERKRKNLIRLGVPKGQAYAWSRTRKGGWAVAQSPILITTVTVKRLVRRGYESLLNYYRKVAPQLNEPLYTRPVRTVVVCHEQRTRNASLVLCK is encoded by the coding sequence ATGACAGAGAAGGTACTCCACCGGGGCAACATGCTCAAAGCATACGCACACGTAGTAGCCAACAAAGGTTCGGCTGGCGTGGACGGTATGCCCGTAGAGCAGCTGGCTTTGCACCTGAAACAAAACAGGGACGCCATCGCCACCGCCATCCGCAACGGCAGGTACCTGCCTTCTCCTATCCTGGGGGTAGAGATACCCAAGAGCAACGGCAAGAATCGCCTGCTGGGCATTCCCACCGTCACCGACCGGGTGCTGCAACAGGCGGTAAACCAGGTGCTAAGCCCGCTCTTTGAGCTGGAGTTCACCGAGCACAGCTACGGCTTCCGCCCCAACCGCAACGCCCACCAGGCAGTGCAGCAGGCACACAAGTACATCCACGAAGGCTACCAGCACATTGTTGATATAGACCTTCAGAACTTCTTTGACGAGGTGGACCACTGCCTGCTTTTGCAACTGCTATACCGGAAGGTGAAATGCCCCCTCACCCTGCGCCTCATCCGCAAATGGCTCCGGGCTCCCATCCTCATTAAAGGGAAACTGGCCAAACGCCGGAAAGGGGTGCCGCAGGGAAGCCCGCTCTCGCCGCTGCTCTCCAACGTCCTGCTCCACGAGCTGGACAAGGAGCTGGAAAGGCAGGGGCTGCGCTACGTGCGCTATGCCGACGACTTCAGTGTCTACACAAACAGTGAAGATACTGCCCGAAAGGTAGGCAACGCTCTATTCCTGTACCTGCGGGACAGGCTGAAGCTGCCCATCAACAGGGAGAAGTCGGGCATCAGGCGGCCTGTGGATTTCCAGCTATTGGGCCACGGGTTCGTGCCTACCTACAAGAAGGGCGACAGGGGCCGCTATCAGCTGGTGGTGGCAAAGAAGGGGTGGGCAAGGCTGAAACAAAAGCTGAAGGCTATCACCCGCAAAACCACGCCAAGTGCTTTCGATGAGCGTGTCCGGGAGCTGAAAGAGGCGCAGCGAGGCTGGGTCCACTACTTCCGATTGGCAAGTATACAGGGTAAGCTCAAAGAAGTCGACAGTTGGATACGCAACAGGCTTAGACATTGCATCTGGCATGACTGGAAACGAATGGAACGGAAAAGGAAAAACCTGATTCGGCTGGGTGTTCCAAAAGGCCAAGCATATGCCTGGAGCAGAACCAGGAAAGGAGGCTGGGCAGTGGCTCAAAGCCCCATCCTGATAACGACGGTAACGGTGAAAAGGCTCGTCCGTAGGGGATACGAATCATTGCTCAACTACTACAGGAAAGTAGCTCCACAACTTAACGAACCGCTGTATACGAGACCCGTACGTACAGTGGTGGTGTGTCACGAACAAAGAACACGAAATGCTTCTTTGGTGCTGTGCAAATGA
- a CDS encoding toxin-antitoxin system YwqK family antitoxin has product MRIFIPLLVFLLIGCQQAEQELTIEEREGLMYVIGSDSLFAGLRTEYFDNGNIAFRSPYKDGLMNGKTIWWHENGQRSSEGMMSKGKKEGVWTEWDENGNITAVGIFQNNLLNGKYQELHPNGAVAAEGIKKDGKSVGLYKVYDESGRLENEMMFNENGLPHGESKSYFLNGQLHEHIQHVEGEKHGEVKTYYESGKLHTHGKYKNGKLDGKLLVYHENGQLNAETYHELGSREGKWKYFTTSGKLVEERVYKDSTLIETVDYRK; this is encoded by the coding sequence ATGAGAATATTTATACCCTTATTAGTCTTTCTTCTTATAGGCTGTCAGCAGGCAGAACAAGAGCTTACCATTGAAGAGCGAGAAGGTTTAATGTATGTTATAGGTTCCGATAGTCTCTTTGCTGGTTTGAGGACGGAATACTTTGATAACGGAAATATAGCTTTTCGTTCGCCATACAAAGATGGATTGATGAATGGTAAAACTATCTGGTGGCATGAGAACGGTCAGAGGAGCTCTGAAGGTATGATGAGCAAAGGGAAGAAAGAAGGAGTATGGACAGAGTGGGATGAGAATGGAAATATAACCGCTGTTGGCATATTTCAGAATAACCTACTAAATGGCAAGTATCAAGAGCTGCATCCTAATGGTGCTGTAGCTGCAGAAGGAATAAAGAAAGACGGTAAGTCTGTTGGCTTGTATAAAGTCTATGATGAAAGCGGCAGGTTAGAGAATGAGATGATGTTCAATGAGAATGGCCTACCTCATGGAGAGTCTAAATCCTACTTCCTGAATGGGCAACTTCATGAACACATTCAGCATGTGGAGGGAGAAAAGCATGGTGAGGTAAAAACCTATTACGAAAGTGGCAAACTTCATACGCATGGCAAATACAAAAATGGCAAGCTTGACGGAAAGCTGTTGGTTTACCACGAGAATGGCCAGCTGAATGCTGAAACTTATCATGAACTGGGAAGCAGAGAGGGTAAGTGGAAATACTTTACAACGTCTGGTAAATTAGTTGAAGAACGGGTTTATAAAGACAGTACGTTGATAGAAACTGTAGATTACAGAAAATAA
- a CDS encoding YybH family protein: MKNLVSLFLLGFIGLSIFSCNEKEVDIEQEKKNLMQASREWAASAKSKNLEKTLDYWADDAVIISAGEPELRGKEAIRGMVQGSFQDPSFEINWEPERAEISKSGDMGYLLENSTVSFKDSTGKVMSQQLRSVTIWKKQDDGTWKNVVDIMSPKAPK, encoded by the coding sequence ATGAAAAATTTAGTGAGTTTATTTTTATTGGGATTTATTGGCTTGTCTATCTTCAGTTGCAACGAAAAGGAGGTAGATATAGAGCAAGAGAAAAAGAATTTGATGCAAGCAAGCAGAGAATGGGCTGCATCAGCAAAATCTAAAAATCTTGAAAAGACCTTAGACTATTGGGCCGACGATGCTGTTATCATTTCTGCAGGAGAACCAGAATTAAGAGGGAAAGAAGCTATCCGGGGAATGGTGCAAGGAAGCTTTCAAGATCCTAGTTTTGAAATAAATTGGGAGCCGGAAAGGGCTGAAATTTCGAAAAGTGGCGATATGGGATATTTACTGGAAAACTCTACAGTATCTTTTAAAGATTCCACAGGTAAAGTGATGTCTCAACAACTTAGATCAGTGACGATTTGGAAAAAGCAAGATGACGGCACCTGGAAGAATGTTGTAGATATTATGAGCCCAAAGGCGCCTAAATAA
- a CDS encoding diacylglycerol/lipid kinase family protein, giving the protein MAHEREILKNTEAHRCTIHIEGQQFTGNYLLVEIMNIKLAGPNMDLAPDADPGDGQLDVVLMREDEREEFDVYLADCIRGEGNAEQWQVRRLKEVQVEWSGRHFHVDDQVYEGDAPVSVSISVIPKGLAFLAP; this is encoded by the coding sequence TTGGCACATGAGCGGGAGATACTAAAAAACACTGAGGCGCATAGGTGCACCATACATATAGAGGGGCAACAATTTACAGGAAACTACCTGCTGGTGGAGATAATGAACATCAAGCTTGCCGGCCCAAACATGGACCTGGCACCTGATGCCGACCCTGGAGATGGGCAGCTGGATGTGGTGCTGATGCGGGAGGACGAGCGGGAGGAATTTGACGTCTACCTCGCCGACTGTATAAGGGGCGAAGGAAATGCGGAGCAGTGGCAGGTGCGACGTTTGAAGGAAGTTCAGGTGGAGTGGAGCGGCAGGCACTTCCATGTGGATGACCAAGTGTATGAGGGGGATGCTCCTGTGAGCGTTAGCATCAGTGTCATTCCAAAAGGCTTAGCGTTTCTGGCACCATAG
- a CDS encoding NAD-dependent epimerase/dehydratase family protein: MATNQNTSAATSGNNKDMPIVLVTGSSGLIGSHLTAQLQDKYQVIGLDKVGDPTPSPKVENINFDITSEESIAKALERVKNAYGDRIASVIHLAAYYDFSGAPSPLYEEVTVKGTQKFLKALQKYKVDQFVFSSTNLIYKPTEPGQKIAEDCPLQPNWDYPESKVDTEEIIREERKGIPAVILRLAGVYDEQGDSIPIVHQIQRIYEKDFTSHLFSGDTSHGNVFLHLEDLIDALLKTVEKRNELPEEIYINIGEPETPSYLAIQDTIGLQLYGEEWTTLEIPKPVAKAGAWIRNQVGDPFIKPWMIDRSDEHYELDISRARDLLGWQPQHKILDTIPAMIQNLKADPVAWYKKNKLDPSSIEGKKQEQEKSD, encoded by the coding sequence ATGGCAACAAACCAAAACACCTCCGCCGCAACTAGCGGCAATAATAAAGACATGCCAATCGTATTGGTAACGGGCAGCAGCGGATTGATTGGCTCTCACCTGACAGCACAACTGCAGGACAAGTACCAGGTCATCGGGCTGGACAAGGTTGGCGACCCCACGCCTTCGCCCAAAGTGGAGAACATCAACTTCGACATTACCTCCGAGGAAAGTATAGCCAAGGCACTGGAGCGGGTAAAGAATGCCTATGGCGACCGCATCGCCTCTGTCATTCACCTAGCCGCCTACTATGATTTTTCGGGTGCGCCCAGTCCGCTGTATGAGGAGGTGACCGTGAAGGGAACGCAGAAATTTCTGAAGGCGCTGCAAAAGTATAAGGTGGATCAGTTCGTGTTTTCCAGCACCAACCTCATCTATAAACCAACCGAGCCGGGCCAGAAAATAGCCGAGGACTGCCCCCTGCAGCCAAACTGGGATTATCCTGAATCAAAAGTAGATACGGAGGAAATTATCCGCGAGGAAAGGAAAGGCATACCGGCCGTTATCCTGCGCCTCGCGGGCGTTTACGACGAGCAGGGGGACTCCATTCCCATCGTCCACCAAATTCAGCGCATCTATGAGAAGGATTTCACCAGCCACCTCTTCTCAGGCGATACCTCGCACGGCAATGTTTTCCTGCACCTCGAAGACCTGATAGACGCATTGTTAAAAACCGTGGAGAAGCGGAACGAACTGCCCGAAGAGATTTACATCAACATAGGAGAGCCCGAAACGCCGAGCTATCTAGCTATACAGGATACAATAGGCCTGCAACTATATGGCGAGGAATGGACCACGCTGGAAATACCCAAACCAGTGGCCAAGGCTGGCGCCTGGATCCGAAACCAAGTGGGCGACCCATTCATTAAGCCCTGGATGATCGATCGCTCCGATGAACACTACGAACTCGACATTTCCCGCGCCAGAGACCTCCTCGGCTGGCAGCCCCAGCACAAGATCCTGGACACTATCCCCGCTATGATTCAGAATCTGAAAGCCGACCCGGTGGCCTGGTACAAGAAAAACAAACTGGACCCCTCCAGCATTGAAGGCAAAAAACAGGAACAGGAAAAATCGGATTAG